A window of the Vigna angularis cultivar LongXiaoDou No.4 chromosome 3, ASM1680809v1, whole genome shotgun sequence genome harbors these coding sequences:
- the LOC108322060 gene encoding uncharacterized protein LOC108322060, whose amino-acid sequence MQATSLRSHVFLSKPLSREHKVFSNVTTPRRSLICASKSDSFGHHYEGKMVDDNMILLRMRIREIETLETKGKDSSDWNEWEKKYFQNYDSDVCEAVGVLQRVLMNTRPSFALATFALLMLTTSMSMFQLAFHLVGYAKGIL is encoded by the coding sequence ATGCAAGCAACCTCTCTACGTTCCCATGTGTTCTTATCAAAACCACTTTCACGAGAACACAAGGTGTTCTCTAATGTCACCACACCTCGTAGGAGCTTAATATGTGCATCAAAAAGTGACTCTTTTGGGCACCACTACGAGGGGAAGATGGTGGACGACAACATGATCCTTCTCAGAATGCGAATTCGAGAGATTGAGACACTGGAAACGAAGGGTAAAGATTCTTCCGACTGGAACGAATGGGAGAAAAAGTACTTCCAGAATTACGATTCAGATGTATGTGAAGCAGTTGGAGTATTGCAAAGAGTGTTAATGAACACTAGACCTTCTTTTGCACTTGCCACATTCGCTCTTCTTATGCTAACCACGTCAATGTCAATGTTCCAACTTGCTTTTCATCTTGTAGGGTACGCCAAGGGAATCCTATGA